TTCTTAGTGTCCAATTTTCTTGCCTAAAGGCGCCATGTCTCCCCAACAATTAAAATATGGCATTGGctatataaaaaaatagtattttaCACGAACTCTTAAATGACTTGAACTCATGCATTAACTTGCGCTTATTCTAACCAGTAACCACCATCCATGCTATAGTGAAGGCAAAATTGAAGTGTTCTCTAATCCATATACAAGTATATTGAAACTTAATTATAGTAGTATATACTCTATGCAATAAATCCTTGTCCATTGGTGATGCATATCGACCCAAAGCTGATGCATGCATACAGGGACAATTTTGATCATCATGCGGTACGGTGTAAAAAAATTCTTAACGAGTAACTAGTTAATTGGTTAAACCATAACAATAGAGAGTCCATGTTTGCCACCTAAGTGTCTCTGTCACGCGTTCTCAAGCACAGGTAAATTAAATCATTCCTACAAACATAAAGGGCCCTTATTGATCAATTGGAGTGCTTGAGAGGTATGGAAATGATGGAAAATTTACTATTTATTACGAAGCCATGAGAAATATATAGATAATAAAAGACAACCATATGTAATCAACTTGCTGGTTAATTTACTTAATATTTCTATACCTAGTGTCCTTAACTTGATTAAGTATTCGTACAAGATGCTAGAAAACTTGATTAACAAATAAAGGAGAGAATACATTACCTAGCTTTATCATCACCAAGCATCTCTTACGCTATGTTATTCTATTGCTTTCGAATTGAATTTGAAAGATGATGAATTTGTTTCATCAATTTATTTAATTGTATCATTAAAATGTTGGCTTAGAATTGAAGGATATGTGAAGGAAAATAGAATATCCAAATAATTGCACTACATGATCGGCTGCATAATATTTATTCTAGTTTCATTAATTTAGACTGTTTCAGAAATGAAGTCAGAAATGAAGTTCGATGACGTACGAATGTTGGTGGCCCGCGATGAAAAGAATTATCTGCTTTAGAAGGTTGAGAATATAATGAACATCCTCTTCTTTAGTTTCGTGGGTATGACATGCCCCAATATATAGCACTTCATATATACCATGTCTTTAGAATATAATGAAGACCAAAAAACGCCTTAACTTTTAATCAGCCAGGCCGAAATGATCATaagatttaatattattttattttggtcaAAAATTCACCATCAAATGAACGACGTGTTGGTCAAGCAGAACGAACAAAGAGATGAACCGATATACAATTAATGACTTCAAGGCTGCCTAAGCGTGGCAATTGTCTTGGAAGTCATTCAGTGATTTCACTAAGGTCAAGTGTGCATCATTAATAACAACTTATAATACAAGTTAAATCGTTTAATTACATATgcattatttattttctcattatGTTCTTCTTAGACTTTGAGATCTCATTGTAATCACAAATTGACTTAAGTGCCATACTGCCTTATGCAAATACTTGCCCCGTCATGCTTCACCATGGCTAGTTCTTTGTGGGGTGCAAAACCTAGAACTACCGCAAGGAGATCACATAGATCCAAAACTTAGTTTCTAGAAGAACATTTGGCATCATCTTAGGGATTGAAATCAATTTTCGTCACTATGATAGAAACATAAAGAAGACAATACTATGACAGATATTTAAGCATTCACTTGGAATTTCTCGATCAAAGCCTGCTTAGGATTCAGATCCccaataacaaattaaaaaccgTATTCCTAGACGAATTTGTCAAGAGAGCCGATTCATAGATAAGGGACTGATCATGTGGAGAAGTCTCTGGGAGTGAACTCTCACAATGAATGAAGTAGGAAACGAGATAAATCTGAATGTAGTCTAGTAAAAACTACACCTAATTAATTTCGAGGAGGAATCAAATCAATTTTTGGGTTACTAgctaaaattttgattttttttctttaaggaGTAACTTTGCCTCACCAAAAAAAGTATAGCAAAATTGACAATCATGTACGCGAAGAAGACAGTATCTATAACTAACTAAAGCTAGAGGGTTTTCAGCACTGTTCATCAAAAGAAATCTGCAAGGGTCGGGTCAAGGGTCGGGTCTTGGAGCGGTTTTTCCGTGCCCTATGCAGAGATCCGATACAGCTACCAGGTACGGTCCCTCAATCTTCTGCTGCATATTGCAATCCTCTGCAATCTTCACCTCTACCTATCCTCTCTATGCAACAAATCTCCTAGGGTTGATCTGGTCATAGAATTTGTACCCTAATTACCCCTCTCATTGAGGTTGAATATCTGAAATTAGTTGATGATGGTTGCTATAAAAATTGGTTTGAGCTTCATTCACGGGCACGTTTGGATCAATCTAATTCCCTTTGCTTACAACACCATGACCAAAGAATCTCTGCTCAACCTTCTCTCCAACGCATCCAAAATTTCTCCAGATTGCATAGATGCATAGCCTTAGATTTTTCTCTCTCTACCAAATCATCTTCCCGATTCAAGCTTCAGAGAGGGAACCAGGAAGATGATTAACCAAAACCGCTTCCTGATTTTATTCCGGATCATCGTAGGCCCTCATGCTTTTGATTAACCTAGCGGCGGTGACGAGAAGAGGAACGAAGTTGAGTGGTTAAAGCACCTCAGCCgtttttcttcaatgttctGTGGCTAATTCTCTGCCTCTTTCACAGATTACAATTAGTTCTCACAATGTTTCATTCTAATTAAGATTGTGCACACAACATGTTCGATAGTTTGCTTCAATTAAATTCAATTTGTCaactgtgtttttttttttttcctttcaggGATCAGATCATGTTTTCATTCACCACTCTTCACTCCAAATGAGCAGCTCAAGGGAAAACTCGCCAGATTGGTTGTGTTCTTTTCTGAAACATAAGGTATGCTGCCTTTAACTATGTTAGCTGGCTGTTTGATATCCTCAATCTATTGTTTCACAGTTGGGCTTTTGTTCATGCTACTATAATTACTCATCAAGAGTGATAATGTCGTGTTTGGGTTTTTGCTGGAAAGGTTGTGTGCATTGGCCATGCAAATTGATTTCTATCATCTACAGATGCATGCTTTACACATCATAAACTCTTAATGAGTAATTGTTTTGTATTTATTATTACTTTGGCAGTGGCTTAATCTCAAATAAATCTAATGATATTCttactctttcaaaaaaaaagggggGATGGCTAGAGTGTGCTGGTTTGGAAAGCTTACTGCTTCCTATCATGTGCTTCTCTTTGCTGGTGAGTGGTGATGGTGTCAAAGTAGATGAGGAGATGTCAAAGTTACTTCCTTctcagaaaaataaaatgagacAAAAACAAAGAAAGGCAGAAGCAAGAGCTAAGAAAGTATTGTACTCATTTCTATAGCTTCTTCTGAAATTGGTGCAGGAAGGGCATTCATTCATcctattgttttattttgttttcaggGGGCAGAGGAAAAGAATGAAGAGTTAAGTGCCAGTGAGGTATCCAAGTCTAGAAAACGGCATGTAAAACTTGTGAATCCTGATCCACATGGGGAGAAGTTATTGCAGGTTAAATTTTAGTGCCTTCAACTTCAGTAACCATTGCGATTCTCTTTAGCAtgtgttttatattttataatttaatggaTAAAATAGAAGTTTTCTCCTTGATTCTTACTACCGGTTACCATTATGGTCATTTTCACCAATCACCATGCATATTGACATTTTAGATCTTGGTAGAAAACACTAAATATTTAAGATAATCAAAGGGTGTTATATTTGACTTAGAGATAGAGAATATGGGTCTTAAAAAGTGATAAGATTTAGAAATGCACAAAAGAAAATCACTGCTCATTATTATAAAGGATGGTGTTGCAAGGGCATATGCATTTGCATATCTTTTGTTGCATATGGGAAGATAGGATTTAGATTCATTAGGTGAATgtgaatatttttatttcaaataaaactACTATATGGAATTGAGTCACTGACTAATTAAAGTTGATGAAAAAGAAACATACTTTCATTATTTGTGTACTTGACACATTTATCAAACTATTAAAACGTTTGTAAGTTGTCATGTTTATCAAAAACTGATATAattccaaaatatttttttactgtAGTCATTATGATTGTTAGGACTGATATAGTCCGGTTATGCGTGTGATTTTCCCTTCTTAGGTTGATGCTCCACTGTCGGAAGCTACTAAATACTTGAAGTTGCTGCAGAAGAATTCACCTGATTCATTAGAGACACTCTTGCTCTTTTTTGAATTATATACAAGGAAGCAGAAAGTTTTGCTTACCTTTCAGGTAAGTGGAGACCAAACTTTATCTACcaatatatttttcttaaatttaagTAATGTTGTCAAGCTATTACTTCTTCCCTTCTCTTTTAAGCACATTAGAAATCTatagtgtttgggagagctctATTTTGTGACGACTAAACAGTTAATGTCAGTTATAGTATTTTAGCAATTTTATTAGCAGTGGACAAGTCtttatttctgagagttacacTGATACCCAATGACCAGTTCCCACCAAACCACTAACTCCCCCAAAACTAACTAACAGACCTCGCTAACCAAGTCACATGCATGACTACTTCTAAACATCTGTTTTTTCGACTTATGACCAATAGGTTTGTAGTTTCTATTTCTCTGTCAAACCTGTCCCTTTTTAACTGTCACTTAATGTTCTACCAAATCCTTTATAATTATCACTATTACATATTAGGGTCCATAATTTAGGTGTGAAGAACACTGAATTTCTGCTTGACTGATATGGTGTGCACTTATTGGTATTAATTATGAAGACAATTTTTCGATGGATGACCAAGTtgtctttagtttttatttctaTGTCAAACCTTTCAATTCTCGAAATTAAAGCAATGATCTCGCTAATCCTTCAAATTTACCCATTATTACATATCAGATTACATAATGTAGTTGTGAAGAAACTTGAATTTTTGATTGACCGATAGTGTGTGAACgtattgtacttatttttttGTATATCCATTATTTAGAGGTCTTCTTAGACTGTACGTTGGCTATGATATACATTTCGTAAGCTTTTTCTGCTGTGATGTGGAACCAAATTTTTTTTGGATAGAATGTTGGTTTATCCCACTTTTTTATGTCACCATATGGTCACAT
This is a stretch of genomic DNA from Lotus japonicus ecotype B-129 chromosome 1, LjGifu_v1.2. It encodes these proteins:
- the LOC130734280 gene encoding uncharacterized protein LOC130734280 encodes the protein MSSSRENSPDWLCSFLKHKGGWLECAGLESLLLPIMCFSLLVSGDGVKVDEEMSKLLPSQKNKMRQKQRKAEARAKKGAEEKNEELSASEVSKSRKRHVKLVNPDPHGEKLLQVDAPLSEATKYLKLLQKNSPDSLETLLLFFELYTRKQKVLLTFQGQRIKATIRKSSIYCNNFHIWMVERMKKKKAFLSGIWHQAKVVYVLIDVRYDQWNWVCD